In Setaria viridis chromosome 5, Setaria_viridis_v4.0, whole genome shotgun sequence, the genomic stretch AGCTCCATCTTGGACAAGTCAGCTTGAAGCGGTGGTCAGAGGATTCTGCAGCAGCAAACAGAAGTGGTTGGGTGGCTCGTTGGACCTTCCCTTCAGATTGCAAATCCAGCGGCTTCTTCTGTGGTAGTTTTGGTGTTTGCACGAGCAACGGCAAATGCACTTGCCTCGATGGATTTGAGCCTAGATATCCAGTTGAGTGGGGGCTTGGATCCTTTGTCACTGGTTGCTCAAGATCTCTTCCATTGAGCTGTGAGACGAATGGCCAGACTGAACATGGTGACTCGTTTATCCTGATAGACAAGCTGCAGGGAATCCCTTATTACTCCCAGAATGATTTAGCAGAAAGTGGTGAAGATTGTAAACAAGCCTGCTTGAGCAATTGTTACTGTGTTGCGTATGTGTATGACTCCGGATGCAATCTATGGTACGATAAGCTGTACAACGTGAGTTTTGCTTCTAGACCTCCATACAGCAAGGTTTATGTTCGTTGGGGTTCCAAGCTCCCGGCCAAAAATGGTCTCCACAAAAGAGCAATTTTATTGTCTGTGGCAGGATTTATAACATTGGCTTCTGTGATATTGATACTGGCACTTCTATGGAGATACAGGAGAGATCTATTTACTTGCAGAAAGTTTGAAGTAGAGGGTTCTCTTGTTTTCTACTCTTATGGGCAAATTAAGAGAGCTACAAGGAATTTCTCTGATAAACTTGGCGAGGGAGGTTTTGGTAGTGTTTTCAGGGGAACAATGCCAGGACCCGGATCAACAGTTATCGCTGTGAAGAGTCTCAAAGGCCATGGGCACGCAGATAAGCAATTCAGAGCTGAAGTGCAGACAGTTGGAGTGATCAAACACACTAACCTCGTCCGTCTTCTGGGATTTTGTGTCAAAGGGGATATGAGGTTGCTGGTCTATGAGTGTATGCCTAATGGTTCTTTGGATTCACATCTCTTTTCAGAAAGGTCTAGTCTTCTGAATTGGGATCTTCGCTACCAAATCGCACTAGGTATTGCAAAGGGCCTAGTCTATCTTCATGAAGAATGTGAGGACTGCATCATACATTGTGATATCAAGCCTGAAAACATACTACTTGATGAGGAATTCTGCGCAAAAATCTCAGACTTTGGCATGGCAAAGCTTCTTGGGCGTGAATTCAACTCTGCATTGACCACCTTCCGGGGAACCATGGGATACCTCGCGCCAGAGTGGATATCTGGACAGCCTATCACTAAAAAGGCAGATGTTTATAGCTTCGGCATCGTGCTTCTCGAAATAGTCTCAGGGAGAAGGACTACAAAGAGATTGAAATCCGGAAATCATTGGTATTTCCCTCTTTATGCAGCCGCTCAAGTGAATGAAGGGAATGTGTTGTGCTTACTGGATAGTAGGCTCGAAGGGAATGCTAATGTTAAGGAGCTTGACATCACCTGCAGAGTTGCCTGTTGGTGCATCCAGGACGAGAAGGACGACAGGCCATCAATAGGGCAAGTTGTTCGCATGCTGGAAGGCGTTGTGAACACTGAAATTCCTCCAATTCCATCTTCCTTTGAGAACCTTATGGAGGGTGAGAACAGCTGTATATATTCTGACGAAGGATAAAGTTTTAGTTATAGTGGGGAAATTTGTTAGGACGACAACCTACATGCACTGATAGAAGTTAATGTTGGTATTCAGAGTGGAGATTAGGCCATTCACAGTGCTGAGTTTCATTTCACAGTTTCTAAGACTGCCATGTCACCCAATGTGGAATGACACTGTTAATGAAACAAGCCCTACAATGCTTGGTTTCACTTCACTGTTTTCAAAACTAGTCATACCATTAACTTAATTGATTATGTTGTGATCTATTGCTCCATATGAATTATGTAGCActtttctattcttttcaaATACTAGATACAAATGACGCATGAATGAACGAACGTGACATCTCTTTGAATTGAAATATAGTTGCATTCATTTCAATATTCATACGATACATGGCATATATAAATATGGCATTAGCAAATAAAATAGGCGACGCAAAGATAGTTTAATTCACTTTAATTTCCATACATCATATGGTAGTAGACGGCATATATAATATAGAATTCATATGtcatgctttagctaagtttATCGCTGTCCATACTTTTGCCAAATATGCTCAATCAAGTCCTTCTTAAGCTGGAAATGAGCTGAATGATATTCAATATCTTCATTCTTGTCTAGCACTCTTTCGAATGTAGCGCATTCTTCAAGGGAGAATTCCGGTTCTTCAACAATCAATGTACTTGGAGGCTCGTTCAAATCAAGATTTTCTTCAATGTCCTCAACCTTTTCATCTTCAACTATCATATTGTGAAGTGTGATGCAAGCTAGCACAATTTTCTCAAGAACTCCTCGGTCATATAGACGAGCTGGTCGCTTCAAAATGCACCACCGACGTCGCAAGACACCAAATGCTTGTTCAATATCCTTTCGCTCTGCTTCTTGATGCTTTGCATATAACTTGCCCTTGTCCGTAATGGGCATTCTTATTAATTTCACAAATACAGCCCACTCCGGATATATTCCATCGCCGAGATAATAGCCTAGATTGTACTGATTTCCGTTGACCATATATTGCACTCGAGGAGCTTGCCCCTTTAGTTCTTTGATAAATAGTGTCGATTGCTTAAGAACGTTGATATCATTGTTAGCACCAGCAACACCAAAGCATGCATGCCGTATCCAAAGATCATGCGAAGCCACGGCCTCCAGAATTAATGTTGAGACTTTTTGATCACCCCAAGTGAATTGGCCCTTCTATGCATTGGGACATCTTTCCCAGTGCCAATGCATGCAGTCAAAATGCTCCCAAACATGCCTGTAAAACCTCAGCTCTCACTAACTTTGAGCAAACGCTCAATATCTGCCACGGTGGGGCGCCTCAAATATTGCTCACCAAAAACAGCAATAAC encodes the following:
- the LOC117857875 gene encoding G-type lectin S-receptor-like serine/threonine-protein kinase At2g19130: MGAVKRVCPLFRPRERALPTFPLFLLGCAFFAVAAFAGDTILPGEGISGNETLVSKNGEFELGFFSPGDNIHFFLGVRFKKMPSTSPNFWVGNRVPITDLSASALEVFGGSLCIKEAGASLWCSSGVAVGPSPPAAAAVLLDNGNLVVMDRANSFRILWQSLDYPGDSLLPGARLGFDRDTGSNISMTYEHYPNNGSISVDQSRRNGFVLTTDGLDSLGTFPDWMVTSQDNGSSLVLNRPNPNVTEFLQLHLGQVSLKRWSEDSAAANRSGWVARWTFPSDCKSSGFFCGSFGVCTSNGKCTCLDGFEPRYPVEWGLGSFVTGCSRSLPLSCETNGQTEHGDSFILIDKLQGIPYYSQNDLAESGEDCKQACLSNCYCVAYVYDSGCNLWYDKLYNVSFASRPPYSKVYVRWGSKLPAKNGLHKRAILLSVAGFITLASVILILALLWRYRRDLFTCRKFEVEGSLVFYSYGQIKRATRNFSDKLGEGGFGSVFRGTMPGPGSTVIAVKSLKGHGHADKQFRAEVQTVGVIKHTNLVRLLGFCVKGDMRLLVYECMPNGSLDSHLFSERSSLLNWDLRYQIALGIAKGLVYLHEECEDCIIHCDIKPENILLDEEFCAKISDFGMAKLLGREFNSALTTFRGTMGYLAPEWISGQPITKKADVYSFGIVLLEIVSGRRTTKRLKSGNHWYFPLYAAAQVNEGNVLCLLDSRLEGNANVKELDITCRVACWCIQDEKDDRPSIGQVVRMLEGVVNTEIPPIPSSFENLMEGENSCIYSDEG